The Spirochaetota bacterium genome has a segment encoding these proteins:
- a CDS encoding DUF1669 domain-containing protein, whose protein sequence is MLNKMVRTFFLVILLVAAIPAGGDGKGWWQLYFTAPGKAAFLSNTVNPETGLVSIIGKAEKFFYGAFYEISSPKVVDALVAARRRGVDVKLVCEYDTMGRKKGRGSRFMKKLEDSGITVIADPPRRRGLMHNKFAVIDGAYLWTGSYNATVNDSVKNNNNALLISSPLLADIYKKEFLEMFDEEIFGNRKERGPFAELRKSYYVKIEDTDINAYFAPEDNVERIILKRLEKAKTSIHFMAFSFTSAGIGEMMIKKSRSGVAVEGIFERRGAKTGHSQYVKMKLEGIPVRLDRNRGAMHHKVIIIDGERVIMGSYNYSRNANRSNDENILIIDNKKIASEYLAEFKRLW, encoded by the coding sequence ATGCTGAATAAGATGGTAAGAACATTTTTTCTGGTCATTCTTCTGGTCGCGGCGATTCCGGCCGGAGGCGACGGGAAAGGCTGGTGGCAGCTCTATTTTACCGCGCCCGGGAAAGCGGCTTTTCTCTCTAACACGGTGAACCCTGAAACGGGGCTGGTATCGATCATCGGGAAGGCGGAAAAATTCTTTTACGGCGCTTTTTACGAGATTTCCTCGCCGAAGGTCGTGGACGCCCTTGTGGCGGCGCGGCGGCGCGGCGTGGACGTCAAGCTCGTGTGTGAATACGATACCATGGGAAGAAAAAAAGGGAGGGGGAGCCGTTTCATGAAAAAGCTGGAAGATTCCGGCATAACGGTGATCGCCGACCCCCCGCGACGGCGCGGCCTCATGCACAATAAATTCGCCGTCATAGACGGCGCCTACCTCTGGACCGGGTCCTATAACGCCACGGTAAATGATTCGGTGAAAAACAACAATAACGCCCTATTGATATCTTCACCGCTCCTGGCAGATATCTATAAAAAAGAATTCCTGGAAATGTTCGACGAGGAAATATTCGGAAACCGGAAGGAGCGGGGCCCCTTCGCGGAGCTCAGGAAGAGCTATTATGTGAAAATAGAGGACACGGACATAAACGCCTATTTCGCTCCGGAAGACAACGTTGAGCGGATCATTCTCAAGCGCCTGGAAAAGGCGAAGACGTCGATCCATTTCATGGCTTTTTCCTTCACCAGCGCAGGCATAGGGGAAATGATGATAAAGAAATCCAGGTCCGGGGTCGCCGTGGAGGGCATATTCGAACGGCGCGGCGCCAAAACCGGTCATTCCCAGTACGTGAAGATGAAGCTGGAAGGAATTCCCGTCAGGCTGGACCGCAACCGCGGGGCCATGCACCACAAGGTCATAATCATTGACGGCGAACGGGTGATCATGGGATCGTACAACTATTCCCGGAACGCCAACAGGTCCAATGACGAGAATATCCTCATTATCGACAATAAAAAGATCGCCTCCGAATACCTTGCGGAGTTCAAGCGGTTATGGTGA
- the radC gene encoding DNA repair protein RadC: MEQNINNNTVFEHYLLPVQKCREGADIRVLSDHELLAVMVGTGTKGHDVVDLSTEMLKSFGSLGGLASAGIREIARLRGIGFTKAVRIHAAFEMGRRAVARPGASRHLDSPGAVWEVLLPHMACLDREEFRVLILNNKNRLLKNTMISAGTISEAIVHPREVFRDAIREGGAAVIVAHNHPTGELTPSREDIHTTQRLVDAGKIVGIPVLDHVIVTNASYYSFKEGGYI, translated from the coding sequence ATGGAACAGAACATAAATAACAATACGGTTTTTGAGCACTATCTCCTGCCGGTGCAGAAGTGCCGGGAAGGTGCGGACATCAGGGTCCTTTCGGACCATGAGCTCCTTGCCGTCATGGTGGGAACCGGGACAAAGGGCCATGACGTGGTCGACCTTTCCACGGAAATGCTGAAGAGCTTCGGGAGCCTCGGGGGCCTGGCCTCGGCGGGCATCAGGGAAATAGCCCGGCTCCGGGGCATCGGCTTCACCAAGGCCGTGCGGATCCACGCGGCCTTCGAAATGGGGCGGCGCGCCGTGGCCAGGCCCGGCGCGTCCCGCCATCTCGATTCGCCGGGAGCGGTATGGGAGGTCCTCCTGCCCCACATGGCCTGCCTCGACCGGGAGGAGTTTCGGGTCCTCATCCTGAACAACAAGAACAGGCTCCTGAAAAACACTATGATATCGGCCGGCACCATATCGGAGGCGATCGTACACCCGCGGGAGGTGTTCAGGGACGCCATTCGCGAGGGCGGGGCAGCGGTGATCGTGGCCCACAATCATCCGACGGGGGAGCTCACGCCGTCGCGGGAGGACATCCACACCACGCAGCGCCTGGTGGACGCGGGAAAGATCGTGGGTATCCCGGTGCTGGACCATGTCATTGTCACCAACGCCTCCTATTACAGCTTCAAGGAAGGCGGGTATATTTAA